One Bos indicus isolate NIAB-ARS_2022 breed Sahiwal x Tharparkar chromosome 10, NIAB-ARS_B.indTharparkar_mat_pri_1.0, whole genome shotgun sequence DNA window includes the following coding sequences:
- the CCDC177 gene encoding coiled-coil domain-containing protein 177, protein MVDPVPEEEKLGAEPGGSGGDEAAASVPPDSQGAQQPTASSASASAVAPRKAEVPPAAEGGQREQSPLLHLDLFNFDCPEAEGSRYVLTSPRSLEACARCAVKPVELLPRALADLVREAPGRSMRVATGLYEAYEAERRAKLQQCRAERERIVREEKRRLFTPLGPAAAAASAPSAGSSSSCSSASLPASPAPRAARKASSSPSPARTQPPPAGSRAGRKSHSLDSLSRRREGALSSESGASSSSYSGESLRELHWPPRASARNSCAAGSAASAPNPLGRPSALALVPLTGRSFSLGDLSHSPQTAQHVERIVRQVRAERGLRGVPERDRKIAALMLARHQEERLLLEQRAAAHGQWEQQRVRAEQRREREEREKQRALEQGRRAWAAQVEERRGRRGREEREEARRRQRQCERSEERRRELAERQGLLRRERAERAAREDRQRKLQQEQNLKQREEGLQEVRERAEQVRRERAKRAAQVKQQQEGQLQREKRELSRVERARHEALLKGRARQERQEREGLRSSLEASLGRAQENYEQLVEQRTRELRERARREELQGRRAKEAAERKEREHQAHLEALARAGERRLQHAAQAAEEAVQQKARRVGQSRMEKERAQRANKEKVERDEDCRRRELLQAIGRKLERSEQLSRERRSALESARSTARASFHVREKVRQETNMRSFDRMVREAQLHASLDRK, encoded by the coding sequence ATGGTGGATCCCGTGCCTGAAGAGGAGAAGCTGGGAGCCGAGCCCGGAGGCTCAGGAGGGGACGAAGCCGCCGCTTCGGTGCCCCCTGACTCCCAGGGAGCCCAGCAGCCCACGGCGTCTTCGGCCTCGGCCTCCGCCGTGGCGCCCCGCAAGGCTGAAGTCCCGCCCGCGGCAGAAGGCGGGCAGAGGGAACAGTCCCCGCTGCTGCACCTCGACCTCTTCAACTTCGACTGTCCGGAGGCCGAGGGCAGCCGGTACGTGCTGACCAGCCCCCGCTCGCTAGAGGCCTGCGCCCGCTGCGCCGTTAAGCCTGTGGAGCTGCTGCCCCGGGCCCTGGCGGACTTGGTGCGCGAGGCCCCCGGCCGCTCGATGCGAGTGGCCACTGGGCTGTATGAGGCTTACGAGGCGGAGCGGCGCGCCAAGCTGCAGCAGTGCCGGGCCGAGCGCGAGCGCATCGTGCGCGAGGAGAAGCGGCGCCTCTTCACGCCGTTGGGCCCCGCGGCCGCCGCGGCCTCGGCCCCCAGCgcgggcagcagcagcagctgcagcagcgccAGCCTCCCGGCCTCGCCTGCCCCGCGCGCCGCTCGCAAGGCCTCCTCCAGCCCGTCCCCGGCCCGGACCCAACCCCCGCCCGCGGGGTCGCGGGCAGGTAGGAAGAGCCACTCACTGGACTCCCTGTCCCGCCGGCGGGAGGGCGCCCTCAGCTCCGAGTCCGGAGCGTCGTCGTCGTCCTACAGCGGAGAGAGCCTGCGGGAACTGCACTGGCCGCCGCGGGCCTCGGCCAGGAACAGCTGCGCGGCGGGGTCGGCGGCCTCGGCTCCCAACCCCCTGGGCCGCCCATCCGCCCTGGCCCTGGTTCCGCTCACCGGCCGCAGCTTCAGCCTCGGCGACCTGAGCCACTCGCCCCAGACAGCTCAGCATGTGGAGCGCATCGTGCGCCAAGTGCGCGCCGAGCGGGGTCTGCGCGGGGTGCCCGAGCGCGACCGGAAGATCGCGGCGCTGATGTTGGCGCGGCACCAGGAGGAGCGCCTGCTGCTGGAGCAGCGCGCCGCGGCCCACGGCCAGTGGGAGCAGCAGCGCGTCCGCGCCGAGCAGCGGCGGGAGCGCGAGGAGCGCGAGAAGCAGCGCGCCCTGGAGCAGGGCCGCCGGGCCTGGGCCGCGCAGGTGGAGGAGCGGCGCGGCCGCCGGGGTCGCGAGGAACGCGAGGAGGCGCGGCGCCGGCAGCGACAGTGCGAGCGCAGCGAGGAGCGGCGGCGGGAGCTGGCCGAGCGCCAGGGACTGCTGCGGCGGGAGCGGGCGGAGCGCGCGGCCCGGGAGGATCGGCAGCGCAAGCTGCAGCAGGAACAGAACCTGAAGCAGCGGGAGGAGGGTCTGCAGGAGGTGCGCGAGCGGGCCGAGCAGGTCCGCAGGGAGCGCGCTAAGCGCGCGGCCCAGGtcaagcagcagcaggagggccaGTTGCAGCGGGAGAAACGGGAGCTTAGCCGGGTGGAGCGGGCGCGCCACGAGGCGTTGTTGAAAGGTCGGGCCCGGCAGGAACGCCAGGAGCGCGAGGGCCTGCGGAGTTCCCTGGAGGCCAGCTTGGGCCGCGCGCAGGAGAATTACGAGCAGTTGGTGGAGCAGCGCACGCGGGAGCTGCGCGAGCGGGCCCGGCGGGAGGAGCTGCAGGGCCGGCGGGCCAAAGAGGCTGCTGAGCGCAAGGAGCGCGAGCATCAGGCGCACCTGGAGGCTCTGGCCCGGGCAGGCGAGCGGCGGCTTCAGCACGCGGCGCAGGCGGCCGAGGAGGCGGTGCAGCAGAAGGCGCGGCGCGTGGGCCAGAGCCGGATGGAGAAGGAGCGGGCCCAGCGCGCCAACAAGGAGAAGGTGGAGAGGGACGAAGACTGCCGCCGGCGGGAGCTGCTCCAAGCCATCGGTCGCAAGCTGGAGCGCAGCGAGCAGCTGTCTCGGGAGCGGCGCAGCGCTCTAGAGAGCGCTCGCTCCACAGCCCGCGCCTCCTTCCACGTGCGCGAGAAGGTGCGCCAGGAGACCAACATGCGCTCCTTCGATCGCATGGTGCGCGAGGCCCAGCTGCACGCCAGCCTGGACCGTAAATGA